The bacterium sequence CGTCCCATTCAAACGATTGATCGCCTCAGCAGCCTGTTCTTCTGTAGCCATTTCTACAAAACCAAAACCGCGAGACTGATTTGTGAATTTATCCCGAACAATAGTCGCAGAGAGTACTTGCCCGCATTGCGAAAAAAGCTGTTCGACTTCCTCCTGCTGAGTACTATACGGC is a genomic window containing:
- a CDS encoding RNA-binding protein, which codes for MQKKLFVGGLPYSTQQEEVEQLFSQCGQVLSATIVRDKFTNQSRGFGFVEMATEEQAAEAINRLNGTQLGGRTIVVNESRPKETRNSSGDNRNRPRFNQQRRGGFRS